The following proteins come from a genomic window of Pseudomonas sp. J452:
- a CDS encoding amidohydrolase, whose protein sequence is MKRFVPSLLASAVAFSSLEAMAAADLVLFNAKVFTAEAGQPRAQAIAVEDGKILQVGSDSAILALADADTQRVDLAGKVLMPGMIDTHSHPVMGALDSLRANLYDEVKPLAELEQWIIEQDQAGTARLEDIVVISGVSSAYWQHSREMAKRFNQGRWANQPLVLSGIDGHTGWANQAMLQRVGIDAKLVKGLDAKEASYIEHESDLTPTGFLSETGWDRVRGQLPKPSAELMLKAAREAVRVNLQVGVTAWMDAAANGGGEQSLFEMRPTAQDLGVLPLYRQLAEKGELNVHVAALLLAHPQSKPDDLKVQADVMQQFAGVPNLTFPGIKVFADGVLEFPGQTAAVIDPYNNSHQQGQLLIDPHGFGKLIAATEQRGWITHIHAVGDRAVRESLNAVQYARSLKPAPVPHSISHLQLVNPKEFPRFKELGVIASMQLLWATAESYTEELVKPYVSAFTYRYQYPARSLHKAGATIAGASDWPVSSPNPWNAIAQASTRKGPLGVLNSAESIDRETMFLAYTINAAKALRLEQQIGSLAPGKQADLIVLDRDVFKVSDAELFDTQVVQTWFAGKSVYQAPASAEVAKAQ, encoded by the coding sequence GTGAAAAGGTTCGTTCCGAGCTTGCTGGCCAGCGCTGTGGCTTTTTCCTCACTGGAAGCCATGGCGGCCGCCGACCTGGTGCTGTTCAACGCCAAGGTATTCACCGCCGAAGCCGGCCAGCCACGCGCCCAGGCGATTGCCGTGGAAGACGGCAAGATCCTCCAGGTCGGCTCCGACAGCGCCATCCTGGCCCTGGCCGATGCCGATACCCAGCGCGTCGACCTGGCCGGCAAGGTACTGATGCCCGGCATGATCGACACCCACAGCCACCCGGTGATGGGCGCCCTGGACAGCCTGCGCGCCAACCTCTACGACGAGGTCAAACCGCTGGCCGAGCTGGAGCAGTGGATCATCGAGCAGGACCAGGCCGGCACGGCACGCCTGGAAGACATCGTGGTGATCTCCGGGGTCAGCTCGGCCTACTGGCAGCACAGCCGTGAAATGGCCAAACGCTTCAACCAGGGCCGCTGGGCCAACCAGCCGCTGGTGCTGAGTGGCATCGACGGGCATACCGGCTGGGCCAACCAGGCCATGCTGCAGCGGGTCGGCATCGACGCCAAGCTGGTCAAGGGCCTGGACGCCAAAGAAGCCAGCTACATCGAGCATGAAAGCGACCTGACCCCCACCGGCTTCCTCAGCGAAACCGGCTGGGACCGGGTGCGCGGCCAGCTGCCCAAGCCCTCGGCGGAACTCATGCTGAAAGCCGCGCGCGAAGCCGTGCGGGTCAACCTGCAGGTGGGCGTGACCGCCTGGATGGATGCCGCGGCCAATGGCGGCGGCGAGCAGTCGCTGTTCGAAATGCGCCCTACCGCCCAGGACCTCGGCGTGCTGCCGCTGTACCGCCAGCTGGCCGAGAAAGGTGAGCTGAACGTGCACGTCGCCGCCCTGCTGCTCGCCCATCCGCAGAGCAAGCCGGACGACCTCAAGGTGCAGGCCGACGTCATGCAGCAGTTCGCTGGCGTGCCGAACCTGACCTTCCCTGGAATCAAGGTTTTCGCCGATGGCGTGCTCGAATTTCCAGGGCAGACCGCCGCGGTAATCGACCCGTACAACAACAGCCACCAGCAGGGTCAGCTACTGATCGACCCACATGGCTTCGGCAAGCTGATCGCCGCCACCGAGCAGCGCGGCTGGATCACCCATATCCATGCGGTCGGCGACCGCGCCGTGCGCGAGTCGCTAAATGCCGTGCAGTACGCCCGCTCGCTCAAGCCCGCGCCGGTGCCGCACAGCATCAGCCACCTGCAACTGGTCAACCCCAAGGAGTTCCCGCGCTTCAAGGAGCTCGGCGTGATCGCCTCCATGCAGCTGCTGTGGGCCACCGCGGAAAGCTACACCGAGGAGCTGGTCAAGCCGTATGTGAGCGCCTTCACCTACCGCTACCAGTACCCAGCCCGTTCGCTGCACAAGGCCGGCGCCACCATCGCCGGCGCCAGCGACTGGCCGGTGTCCAGCCCCAACCCGTGGAACGCCATCGCCCAGGCCAGCACCCGCAAGGGCCCGCTCGGCGTGCTCAACAGCGCCGAGAGTATCGACCGCGAAACCATGTTCCTGGCCTACACCATCAACGCCGCCAAGGCCCTGCGCCTGGAGCAGCAGATCGGCTCGCTGGCCCCCGGCAAGCAGGCCGACCTGATCGTCCTCGACCGCGACGTGTTCAAGGTCAGCGACGCCGAGCTGTTTGACACCCAGGTAGTGCAGACCTGGTTCGCCGGCAAGTCGGTGTACCAGGCACCCGCCAGTGCCGAAGTCGCCAAAGCTCAATAA
- a CDS encoding Hsp20 family protein — protein sequence MSTAFSIAPLFRQSIGFDRFNDLFESALRSNEAGSSYPPYNVEKHGDDQYRIVIAAAGFHEEDLELQVERGVLTVVGGKRERSAENVTYLHQGIAQRGFKLSFRLADHIEVKAASLINGLLHVDLVRIVPEEAKAKRIPINGRQPALNS from the coding sequence ATGAGTACTGCATTTTCCATAGCCCCGCTGTTTCGCCAATCCATCGGCTTCGACCGTTTCAATGACCTGTTCGAGTCGGCCCTGCGCAGCAATGAGGCCGGCAGCTCCTACCCACCGTACAACGTCGAGAAGCACGGCGACGACCAGTACCGCATCGTTATCGCGGCTGCCGGTTTCCATGAGGAAGACCTCGAACTGCAGGTCGAGCGCGGCGTGCTGACGGTGGTCGGCGGCAAGCGCGAGCGCAGCGCGGAGAACGTCACCTACCTGCACCAGGGCATCGCCCAGCGCGGCTTCAAGCTGTCGTTCCGCCTGGCCGACCATATCGAGGTCAAGGCTGCCAGCCTGATCAACGGCCTGCTGCATGTCGACCTGGTGCGTATCGTGCCGGAAGAGGCCAAGGCCAAGCGCATCCCGATCAATGGCCGGCAGCCTGCACTGAACAGCTGA
- a CDS encoding DMT family transporter, giving the protein MKPADLFRLMLLAAIWGASFLFMRVAVPVLGSMPTAFFRASLGAIGLLVFLLLARPAWAFSGKFKTCLVLGVINAGLPSAMYCLAAQILPAGYSAIFNATTPLMGVLIGALFFSEAMTPSKAAGVALGLFGVAVLTRTGPVAFDLELLLGAGACLVATTCYGFAGFLTRKWIGQQGGLDNRLTAFASLCGASLFLLPLFAGSLVLQPPASWGGIEVWLSLAALGLVCTAFAYVLYFRLLSDIGPIKASTTTFLIPPFGVLWGALLLDEPLSWAYLPGCLLIGVALWLVVRPSAPRAAPAKA; this is encoded by the coding sequence ATGAAACCCGCCGACCTGTTCCGCCTCATGCTGCTCGCCGCCATCTGGGGCGCCAGCTTTCTGTTTATGCGCGTAGCCGTGCCGGTACTCGGCAGCATGCCCACCGCCTTCTTCCGCGCCTCTCTCGGCGCCATTGGCCTGCTGGTGTTCCTGCTGCTGGCACGTCCAGCCTGGGCATTTAGCGGCAAGTTCAAGACCTGTCTGGTGCTTGGGGTGATCAACGCCGGCTTGCCCTCGGCCATGTACTGCCTGGCCGCGCAGATCCTGCCGGCCGGTTACTCGGCGATCTTCAATGCCACCACGCCGCTGATGGGCGTGCTGATCGGCGCGCTGTTCTTCAGCGAAGCCATGACCCCGAGCAAGGCGGCTGGCGTGGCCCTCGGCCTGTTCGGCGTGGCGGTGCTGACCCGTACCGGCCCGGTAGCCTTCGACCTGGAGCTGCTGCTCGGCGCCGGCGCCTGCCTGGTGGCGACCACCTGCTATGGCTTCGCCGGCTTTCTCACACGCAAATGGATCGGCCAGCAGGGCGGCCTGGACAATCGCCTGACCGCCTTCGCCAGCCTGTGCGGTGCCAGCCTGTTCCTCCTGCCGCTGTTCGCCGGCAGCCTGGTGCTGCAGCCACCGGCCAGCTGGGGCGGTATCGAGGTGTGGCTGTCGCTGGCGGCGCTGGGTCTGGTCTGCACTGCCTTTGCCTACGTTCTGTACTTCCGCCTGCTCAGCGATATCGGCCCGATCAAGGCCAGCACCACCACCTTCCTGATCCCACCCTTTGGTGTGCTGTGGGGCGCCCTGTTGCTGGACGAGCCGCTAAGCTGGGCCTACCTGCCCGGTTGCCTGCTGATCGGCGTGGCGCTGTGGCTGGTGGTGCGGCCAAGCGCACCCCGCGCGGCACCCGCCAAGGCCTGA
- a CDS encoding amidohydrolase family protein has product MFAIDAWAQPANGLLRQRMPEVARLFEKSGSGHLLDQALSPAETVAQMDEAGVDKLLLAAWCRPEGWVFSNDEIAEFTRAFPERFVGVATVDLRKPVAAVRELERAVLELGCKALRIVPWLWQLPPNHRLYYPLYVKCIELDIPFCTQVGHTGPLMPSETGRPVPYLDEVALDFPELRIVAGHIGHPWTDEMIGVAWKHDNVYIDTSAYLPRYYPAQLLQFMQSYGADKVLFGSNFPQLSLSRCMAQVKELGLSPEVEAKFLSGNARRVFKL; this is encoded by the coding sequence ATGTTTGCCATTGATGCCTGGGCCCAGCCGGCCAACGGCCTGTTGCGCCAGCGCATGCCGGAAGTGGCGCGGCTGTTCGAGAAGTCCGGCTCCGGGCATTTGCTCGACCAGGCGCTGAGCCCCGCAGAAACGGTGGCACAGATGGACGAGGCGGGCGTCGACAAATTGCTGCTGGCCGCCTGGTGCCGCCCCGAAGGCTGGGTGTTCAGCAACGACGAGATTGCCGAGTTCACCCGCGCCTTTCCCGAGCGTTTCGTCGGCGTGGCCACGGTGGATCTGCGCAAGCCCGTGGCCGCCGTGCGCGAGCTGGAGCGGGCGGTGCTGGAGTTGGGCTGCAAGGCCCTGCGCATCGTGCCCTGGTTGTGGCAACTGCCACCCAACCATCGTCTGTACTATCCGCTCTATGTGAAGTGCATCGAGCTGGATATCCCGTTCTGCACCCAGGTTGGCCATACCGGCCCGCTGATGCCTTCGGAAACCGGGCGCCCGGTGCCTTACCTGGATGAAGTGGCGCTGGATTTCCCCGAGCTGCGCATCGTCGCCGGGCATATCGGCCATCCCTGGACCGACGAGATGATCGGCGTGGCCTGGAAGCACGACAACGTCTATATCGATACCTCGGCCTACCTGCCGCGCTACTACCCGGCGCAGCTGCTGCAGTTCATGCAGAGCTACGGGGCGGACAAGGTGCTGTTCGGCAGCAACTTCCCGCAATTGTCGCTGAGCCGCTGCATGGCCCAGGTCAAGGAGCTGGGGCTGAGCCCGGAGGTCGAGGCCAAGTTCCTTAGCGGTAACGCCCGACGCGTCTTCAAGCTGTAA
- the cysK gene encoding cysteine synthase A, translating into MSRIYADNAQSIGNTPLIQINRLGPKGVTILAKIEGRNPGYSVKCRIGASMIWDAEARGVLKPGMTIVEPTSGNTGIGLAFVAAARGYKLLLTMPASMSLERRKVLKALGAELVLTEPAKGMKGAIEKANEIASSDPNKYFQPGQFDNPANPAIHEKTTGPEIWNDTDGAIDVLVAGVGTGGTITGVSRYIKHSRHKPILTVAVEPIASPVITQAMAGEEIKPSPHKIQGIGAGFVPNNLDLSIVDRVERVTDEESKAMALRLMQEEGILCGISCGAAMAAAVRLAERAEMQGKTIVVILPDSGERYLSSMLFSDLFTEQELQQ; encoded by the coding sequence ATGAGCCGCATCTACGCCGACAACGCCCAGTCCATCGGCAACACGCCGCTGATCCAGATCAATCGCCTCGGCCCCAAGGGCGTGACCATTCTGGCGAAAATCGAGGGGCGAAACCCGGGCTATTCGGTCAAATGCCGGATCGGCGCCAGCATGATCTGGGACGCCGAGGCGCGCGGCGTGCTCAAGCCGGGGATGACCATCGTCGAGCCGACCTCCGGCAACACCGGCATTGGCCTGGCCTTCGTCGCCGCCGCACGCGGCTACAAGCTGCTGCTGACCATGCCTGCTTCCATGAGCCTGGAACGGCGCAAGGTGCTCAAGGCCCTGGGCGCCGAGCTGGTGCTGACCGAGCCGGCCAAGGGCATGAAGGGCGCCATCGAGAAGGCCAACGAGATCGCCAGCTCCGACCCGAACAAGTACTTCCAGCCTGGGCAGTTCGACAACCCGGCCAACCCGGCGATTCACGAGAAGACCACCGGTCCGGAAATCTGGAACGACACCGATGGCGCCATCGACGTGCTGGTGGCCGGCGTCGGCACCGGCGGCACCATCACCGGTGTATCGCGCTACATCAAGCACAGCCGGCACAAACCGATCCTCACAGTGGCGGTTGAGCCGATCGCTTCGCCGGTGATTACTCAGGCCATGGCTGGTGAGGAGATCAAGCCCAGTCCGCACAAGATCCAGGGCATCGGCGCCGGTTTCGTGCCGAACAACCTCGACCTGTCGATTGTCGATCGGGTCGAGCGGGTCACGGACGAGGAGTCCAAGGCCATGGCCCTGCGCCTGATGCAGGAGGAGGGCATCCTCTGCGGCATTTCCTGCGGCGCGGCAATGGCGGCGGCGGTGCGCCTGGCCGAGCGCGCGGAGATGCAGGGCAAGACCATCGTGGTGATCCTGCCGGACTCCGGCGAGCGCTACCTGTCGAGCATGCTGTTCAGTGATCTATTCACCGAGCAGGAATTGCAGCAATAG
- a CDS encoding MoxR family ATPase, whose product MKFEGTQSYVATDDLKLAVNAAITLQRPLLVKGEPGTGKTMLAEQLAESFGAKLITWHIKSTTKAHQGLYEYDAVSRLRDSQLDSDKVHDVRNYIKKGKLWEAFEAEERVILLIDEIDKADIEFPNDLLQELDKMEFYVYETNETIKAKQRPIIIITSNNEKELPDAFLRRCFFHYIAFPDRNTLQKIVDVHYPKISGELVAEALDVFFDVRKVPGLKKKPSTSELVDWLKLLMADNIGEAVLRERDPTKAIPPLAGALVKNEQDVQLLERLAFMSRRASR is encoded by the coding sequence ATGAAGTTCGAAGGCACTCAGTCCTACGTCGCCACCGACGACCTCAAGCTGGCGGTCAACGCCGCCATCACCCTGCAGCGTCCGCTGCTGGTCAAGGGCGAGCCGGGCACCGGCAAGACCATGCTGGCCGAGCAGCTGGCCGAGTCCTTCGGCGCCAAGCTGATCACCTGGCACATCAAGTCCACCACCAAGGCCCACCAGGGCCTGTACGAGTACGACGCGGTCAGCCGCCTGCGCGACTCGCAGCTGGACTCGGACAAGGTTCACGATGTGCGCAACTACATCAAGAAGGGCAAGCTGTGGGAGGCCTTCGAGGCCGAGGAGCGGGTGATCCTGCTGATCGACGAGATCGACAAGGCCGACATCGAGTTCCCCAACGACCTGCTGCAAGAACTCGACAAGATGGAGTTCTACGTTTACGAGACCAACGAGACGATCAAGGCCAAGCAGCGCCCGATCATCATCATCACCTCGAACAACGAGAAGGAACTGCCGGACGCCTTCCTGCGCCGCTGCTTCTTCCACTACATCGCCTTCCCCGATCGCAACACCCTGCAGAAGATCGTCGACGTGCACTACCCGAAGATCAGCGGTGAGCTGGTGGCCGAGGCGCTCGACGTATTCTTCGACGTGCGCAAGGTGCCGGGCCTGAAGAAGAAGCCGTCCACCAGCGAGCTGGTCGACTGGCTCAAGCTGCTGATGGCCGACAATATCGGCGAAGCGGTGCTGCGCGAACGCGATCCGACCAAGGCCATCCCGCCGCTGGCCGGCGCCCTGGTGAAGAACGAGCAGGATGTGCAGCTGCTCGAGCGCCTGGCGTTCATGAGCCGCCGCGCTTCGCGCTGA
- a CDS encoding CaiB/BaiF CoA transferase family protein translates to MKGPLAALKVLDFSTLLPGPFASLLLADMGAEVLRIESPTRVDLVRVLPPFDGDSSTSHAYLNRNKRSLALDLKNPAALAVVHKLVAEYDIVLEQFRPGVMEKLGLGYEALKAINPRLIYVSITGYGQTGPYKDRAGHDLNYLALSGLASYTGRRDTGPLPLGVQVADVAGGSLHGVIGLLAAVIARQSTGQGQHVDISMTDCAFSLHAMAGAGYLGAGVEPAMENQALNGGSFYDYYRTRDGRWLSVGSLEPQFMQQFCAVIGRPELAGRGLSPKPEEQKALKREIEIEIEKHDLAEWQQRFAAVDACVEPVLNLSEAVEHPQLQARGLVTAVPRAGKPAQAQLACPIKFSAGLEPPRHTGTAVGAHSAEVLREIGYSEAQIAELKASKLLG, encoded by the coding sequence ATGAAGGGCCCGCTGGCTGCGCTGAAGGTTCTCGATTTCTCCACCCTGCTGCCGGGGCCGTTCGCCTCGCTGCTGCTGGCTGACATGGGCGCCGAGGTGCTGCGCATCGAGTCGCCGACGCGGGTTGACCTGGTGCGTGTGCTGCCGCCGTTCGATGGCGATAGCAGCACCAGCCACGCCTACCTCAACCGCAACAAGCGCTCGCTGGCCCTCGACCTGAAAAATCCTGCGGCGCTGGCGGTGGTGCACAAGCTGGTGGCCGAGTACGACATCGTGCTGGAGCAGTTCCGCCCCGGGGTGATGGAAAAACTCGGCCTCGGCTACGAGGCGCTGAAGGCGATTAATCCGCGGCTGATCTATGTGTCCATCACCGGCTACGGCCAGACCGGGCCGTACAAGGACCGCGCCGGCCATGACCTCAACTACCTGGCCCTGAGCGGCCTGGCCAGCTACACCGGGCGCCGCGACACGGGACCGCTGCCGCTGGGGGTGCAGGTGGCGGATGTCGCCGGTGGCTCGCTGCATGGGGTGATCGGCCTGCTCGCCGCGGTGATTGCCCGGCAAAGCACGGGGCAGGGCCAGCACGTGGACATCAGCATGACCGACTGCGCCTTCAGCCTGCATGCCATGGCCGGCGCCGGCTACCTCGGCGCCGGGGTGGAGCCGGCGATGGAGAACCAGGCGCTGAATGGCGGCAGCTTCTACGACTACTACCGCACCCGCGATGGCCGCTGGCTGTCGGTGGGCAGCCTGGAACCGCAGTTCATGCAGCAGTTCTGCGCGGTTATCGGGCGTCCGGAGCTGGCTGGGCGCGGTCTGTCGCCCAAACCGGAGGAGCAGAAGGCGCTCAAGCGCGAGATCGAGATCGAGATCGAGAAGCACGATCTGGCCGAGTGGCAGCAGCGCTTTGCCGCGGTGGATGCCTGCGTCGAACCGGTGCTCAACCTGTCCGAGGCGGTCGAACACCCGCAGCTGCAGGCGCGTGGCCTGGTCACCGCCGTGCCGCGCGCGGGCAAGCCGGCGCAGGCGCAGCTGGCCTGCCCGATCAAGTTCTCCGCAGGTCTGGAGCCGCCGCGGCATACCGGCACGGCGGTGGGCGCGCACAGCGCCGAGGTGCTGCGCGAGATCGGTTACAGCGAGGCGCAGATCGCCGAGTTGAAGGCCAGCAAGCTGCTGGGTTGA
- a CDS encoding LysR family transcriptional regulator gives MDKLGALNMFVATAEHGSFSRAAEQLGKTPSALTKAVSHLEAELGARLFERSTRRTVLTEAGKLYLETARQVLQRLHEVGEEIGQLQHGLHGNLRITAPLAFGRAFLDQVCAGFLAQYPQIRLQVDLCDAFVDLVESGYDLALREGRSDLPGLIARVVGQNRIAICASPAYLARQPQPLTPDSIEEHDWLMYQHPALGRGVWWVERDGQRIGMPQPRQARLESDNYDLLLAAALAGCGVLHTPLWSAAPYLADGRLVRLMEDYEIDPDAFGPQILAVYPSHRRATGKVVAFIDYLQAFLGSRGIA, from the coding sequence ATGGACAAGCTCGGTGCTCTGAACATGTTTGTCGCCACGGCCGAGCACGGCAGTTTCAGCCGCGCGGCCGAGCAGCTGGGCAAGACGCCCTCGGCGCTGACCAAAGCGGTCAGCCACCTGGAGGCCGAGCTCGGCGCGCGCCTGTTCGAGCGCAGCACCCGGCGTACGGTGCTGACCGAGGCGGGCAAGCTCTACCTGGAAACCGCGCGCCAGGTGCTGCAGCGTCTGCATGAGGTGGGCGAGGAAATCGGCCAGCTGCAGCACGGCCTGCACGGCAACCTGCGCATCACCGCGCCGCTAGCCTTTGGCCGGGCTTTTCTCGATCAGGTGTGTGCCGGCTTTCTCGCCCAGTACCCGCAAATCAGGCTGCAGGTGGATCTGTGCGATGCCTTCGTCGATCTGGTGGAAAGCGGCTACGACCTGGCCCTGCGCGAGGGCCGCAGCGACCTGCCGGGGCTGATCGCCCGAGTGGTCGGGCAGAACCGTATCGCTATTTGCGCCAGCCCGGCGTACCTGGCGCGTCAGCCGCAACCGCTGACGCCGGACAGTATCGAGGAACATGACTGGTTGATGTACCAGCACCCGGCGCTGGGGCGTGGTGTCTGGTGGGTGGAGCGCGATGGCCAGCGCATCGGTATGCCGCAGCCGCGCCAGGCACGCCTGGAAAGCGACAACTACGACCTGCTGCTGGCCGCTGCCCTGGCCGGTTGTGGTGTGCTGCACACGCCGCTGTGGAGCGCTGCGCCTTACCTGGCCGATGGCCGTCTGGTGCGGTTGATGGAAGACTATGAAATCGACCCGGATGCCTTCGGTCCGCAGATTCTCGCGGTCTACCCGAGCCACCGCCGGGCTACCGGCAAGGTGGTGGCCTTTATCGATTACCTGCAGGCGTTTCTCGGCTCGCGCGGCATCGCCTGA
- a CDS encoding AMP-binding protein yields MTEQLPLQRFQYWVAQCPDRIWLRQPVAGVWHDFTWRQVDDQARRLAAALQALGCAPGERVALLAKNCAEWFISDLAIQLAGLVSVPLYPLQSAESIAYVLEHAACKAIILGKLDEPDKLESGIGPQVLRLAMPYPTLRADYQWHELQAHAPLQAAPVQQADELLSILYTSGTTGQPKGVMLSAQAMACAAASSCAELRIDERDQFFSFLPLSHAAERFLVEMNSLYSGAQVAFVESLDSFASDLRYIRPTVFFSVPRLWTRFQQGVLERLAQRKLDLLLRIPLLGGLLARKIKRGLGLDRARILVSGAAAISPGLLDWYRRLGLVICEGYGMTENFAYGTFNRPGQVRFGSVGRPMPNLELRIADNGEVLFRGPTLMQGYYREPELSAKALEGGWLHTGDKGEVDGDGYLRITGRVKDIFKTSKGKYVAPAPIEGEIAKNTWVEQVCLMGSNLDQPLALIELSPAARQQPREQVSAALQATLSQLNAALQPHERLSHLVLVSEAWTVDNDCMTPTMKIRRNVLEARYAALVSSLPGKPPLYWENC; encoded by the coding sequence ATGACCGAACAACTGCCGCTGCAACGTTTCCAGTACTGGGTTGCCCAGTGTCCCGACAGGATCTGGCTGCGCCAGCCGGTTGCCGGGGTCTGGCACGATTTCACCTGGCGCCAGGTCGACGACCAGGCCCGGCGTTTGGCGGCTGCCTTGCAGGCGCTGGGCTGCGCGCCGGGTGAGCGGGTGGCGTTGCTGGCAAAGAACTGCGCCGAGTGGTTTATCAGCGACCTGGCCATTCAGCTGGCCGGGCTGGTCAGCGTGCCGCTGTATCCGCTGCAGTCTGCCGAGAGCATCGCCTATGTGCTGGAGCATGCGGCCTGCAAGGCGATCATCCTCGGCAAGCTGGACGAGCCGGACAAGCTGGAGAGCGGCATCGGGCCGCAGGTGCTGCGTCTGGCCATGCCCTATCCAACCCTGCGTGCGGACTACCAGTGGCACGAGTTGCAGGCCCATGCACCGTTGCAGGCGGCGCCTGTGCAGCAGGCCGACGAGTTGCTGAGCATCCTCTACACCTCCGGCACCACCGGCCAGCCCAAGGGTGTGATGCTCTCGGCGCAGGCCATGGCTTGTGCCGCCGCCAGCTCCTGTGCCGAGCTGCGCATCGATGAGCGCGACCAGTTCTTTTCCTTCCTGCCGCTGTCGCACGCCGCGGAGCGCTTTCTGGTGGAGATGAACAGCCTGTACAGCGGCGCCCAAGTGGCTTTCGTCGAGTCGCTGGACAGCTTCGCCAGCGACCTGCGCTATATCCGCCCGACCGTATTCTTCTCCGTGCCGCGCCTGTGGACGCGTTTCCAGCAAGGCGTGCTGGAGCGCCTGGCGCAACGCAAGCTCGATCTGCTGCTGCGCATTCCGCTGCTTGGCGGTCTGCTGGCGCGCAAGATCAAGCGCGGCCTGGGCCTGGATCGCGCACGCATCCTGGTCTCCGGCGCGGCGGCGATCTCGCCGGGGCTGCTCGACTGGTACCGGCGCCTGGGCCTGGTGATCTGCGAGGGCTACGGCATGACCGAGAACTTCGCCTATGGCACCTTCAATCGTCCCGGGCAGGTGCGCTTCGGCAGCGTCGGCCGGCCGATGCCGAACCTGGAGCTGCGTATCGCCGATAACGGCGAAGTGCTGTTCCGTGGGCCGACCCTGATGCAGGGCTATTACCGCGAGCCCGAACTCAGCGCCAAGGCCCTGGAGGGTGGTTGGCTGCACACCGGCGACAAGGGCGAGGTGGATGGCGACGGCTACCTGCGCATCACCGGGCGGGTCAAGGACATCTTCAAGACCAGCAAGGGCAAGTACGTGGCGCCGGCGCCGATCGAGGGCGAGATCGCCAAGAACACCTGGGTCGAGCAGGTCTGCCTGATGGGCAGCAACCTCGACCAGCCGCTGGCCCTGATCGAGCTGTCGCCGGCGGCGCGCCAGCAGCCGCGCGAGCAGGTCAGCGCCGCTCTGCAGGCGACTCTGAGCCAGCTCAACGCCGCGTTGCAGCCCCATGAGCGGCTCAGCCATCTGGTGCTGGTCAGCGAGGCCTGGACCGTGGACAACGATTGCATGACCCCGACCATGAAAATCCGCCGCAATGTGCTGGAGGCGCGCTACGCCGCGCTGGTCAGCAGCTTGCCGGGCAAACCACCACTGTATTGGGAAAATTGCTGA
- a CDS encoding TorF family putative porin → MHARKTLTLAIAALTCSLQAGAIELNEQLSLIVTPAVFSDYRSSGISQTLGDPAAQLDIMLSHASGLYAGVWTSNVEYGYDWENDDDYGTRQEIDYYAGYYWQISDAISLDGYYNKYTYPGESQFNGADLYLTLDAYGFFIGGKHSFDTEESYFNTYVGYRTLLPLEIGLELRYENVDQKDDVFFNADYSKAEQDYNNWEIKLTRDLFGATWGLSYVDTDLSDAQCASFSGYDDLCSAGAVASVSKAF, encoded by the coding sequence ATGCACGCACGCAAAACCCTCACTCTGGCCATCGCCGCCCTGACCTGCAGCCTGCAGGCCGGCGCCATCGAACTGAACGAGCAGCTGTCGCTGATCGTCACTCCGGCCGTTTTCAGCGACTACCGTTCCAGCGGTATCTCGCAGACCCTCGGCGACCCGGCCGCCCAGCTCGACATCATGCTCAGCCATGCCAGCGGCCTGTATGCCGGGGTGTGGACCAGCAATGTCGAGTACGGCTACGACTGGGAGAACGACGATGACTACGGCACCCGCCAGGAAATCGACTATTACGCCGGTTACTACTGGCAGATCAGCGACGCCATCAGCCTGGACGGTTACTACAACAAGTACACCTACCCGGGTGAAAGCCAGTTCAACGGCGCCGATCTCTACCTGACCCTGGACGCCTACGGCTTCTTCATCGGTGGCAAGCACTCCTTCGACACCGAGGAGAGTTACTTCAACACCTATGTCGGCTACCGCACCCTGCTACCGCTGGAGATCGGCTTGGAGCTGCGCTACGAGAATGTCGACCAGAAAGACGATGTGTTCTTCAACGCCGACTACAGCAAGGCCGAGCAGGACTACAACAACTGGGAGATCAAGCTGACCCGAGACCTGTTCGGCGCCACCTGGGGCCTGAGCTATGTCGACACCGATCTTTCGGATGCCCAGTGCGCCAGCTTCAGCGGCTACGACGACCTCTGCTCCGCCGGGGCGGTGGCCAGCGTCAGCAAGGCGTTCTAG